The segment AAAGCTAGGCAGTATAAGTAGTTCTCTCTATACTGTTCGCTACACCCCCAGCTTTGCCCCAAAGCTTAGCGCGAATTCTCTCCGAGTGTTTAGCACCTGCTCAGCAACAGAATCCAATGTTCCCGACGACAGCTACTGTCATCCCCGGACGAAACCACATCTGTACTCCACCAAACACCAAAGTCACTACGCTGCCACCATTATGTAgagtgatcaagagagagaatCTACCACaacactagaaaagctagctcactagtGAGGTAGTATAAGTTTCCTCTATACTGTTCGCTACACTTATTATCCCTTCATTTCATTGTGAGAAAGAATGTAATAATGGGATCATTGTGTGTGGCCAAGTATGTGTTGGTGCGGATGTTTGTATATAACATGGACCTTGTACAAACTTTTTTTATaccttcgttcggggggtatataggaatcattctgtctgtccgtccgtccgtctgtgcagattcgtgtccgggccataacttctttgttctttgacttaggcataccatatttggaacacaggtggatcaccatgagacgatgtgtcgagtaccgtcatgacctctatatgaccttgacctcaaggtcagaattaaaggttttttacaatggattcgtgtctgggccataacttatagacatactatatttgacacataagtgtatcaccatgatacgatgtgtcgagtaccttcatgaccttgacctcaatgtcaaaattaaaggtttttacaatggattcatgtcagggccatgacttctttgttctttgacataggcataccatatttgacacatgagtgtatcaccatgagacaatgtgtcgggtaccttcatgacctctatatgaccttgaactttgacctcaaggtcaaaagcgattatagggttttgacatagtcataccataagacatgggtgtatcaccatgagactgtgtcatgtacattcatgaccttgacctttgatctcaaggtcaaaattataggtttatgccatggatttgtgttcggactatatcttccattttcttctacaaaggcataccatattaaattatttttacactcaggaaagaggtaatttatacctattaacaacaccctttgggagattggggtaagcggggggtattcttagtgatcATTGCtaacagtacctcttgttttttttgtttctcgattgatttgatacttttgtgtgtgtttaaacATATACGTGTGATTAACACCAGATTACAGGTCACATTTTTGCTCAATTGGTTTGATACTTCAGATGTAGCGTTGTCATCAAGAGAGGACGATTTTggggttcaaaggtcaaggtcacttggtTGTAATGCTTCCTAACTCTTATAGAGGAGATGTATGTTTCATTAAATCTTTTGctgtaaaatattttctcaaGAGTTCTCCCTGTAAGATTCATTTTGTTATAAGGCAAAACTAATTTAATACTctcaatataatttttaaaaggatTGGCACATGACATTCTTCACCTTTACATCTCGTAGTGGGGGCGCCACCGAAGACTTCCTAACCAACTCTCCACTCCCATCTACTATTCCGAGAGTGTTGCTCAGTTATAGGCCTGTCCACTCTAGTATGTTGTCCTCCCATCTTTTCCTCTGCCTTCTCCCTCCCTGTACTGTGCCATGCAGGATCGTTTTGGCAAGTCCTGATGATTGTGAGATGTGCCCATACCACTTCATttacctttttttaaaaatgtggttAAGAGGTCTTTAGCATGTCTGATCCTGTTTCCGACTTCTTCATTTGTGTTGTGATCTTTGTAGGAGATGCAGAGAAGTCTGCAAAATCATCTCGTCTCAAAGGCCTGTATCCTTCTTTCAGTGTCTGCTGTTAGGGTCCATGATTCACAGGCGTACAAGAATATGGATATGACCAAGGAGCAGCTCAGTTTGATCTTTGAGCTGAGCTTATTGTTCCTGTCCTTCCAGATGGTCTGGAGTTTAGCAAGTCCTGTGGTGGTTTGGGCAATTCTGGTGTGTATCTTAGGTTTGGACCCTTCATTATTAACAATGGCTCCAAGATATTTGAAGTTATTGACAGTGGCCAGCCTCTCACCGCTCACTCTGATGTTAGAGCTGATGCCTTTGGTATTTGTCATCAGTTTGATCTTTTCTGCACTGATCTGCATCCTGTATACTAGATGTTATACCCAAGAGTTCTACAAGGTTTGCAAGTTCTCCCCCCGCAAGGCCGTCTATATCATTAGCAAAACGCAAGTTGGTGATTGTTTTGCTGCCAATGCTGACTGTTCCCCTGTGGTCTTCTAGTGCATCATCCATGATCCTCTCCAAAAGACGTTGAATAAGGTAGGGGAAAGCAGGCATCCTTGCCTCACTCCTACGGTGGTGCTGAACCAGGCCTCAATGCAGTTGTTGAAGTAGACTGCACTGGTTGCCTTGTTATAGATGTGTTTGATGACTCTGATCAGGGCTTTGATGTTGTATAGCCTCATGGTGGCCCATAACGCTGCATGTCATACTCTGTTGAGTGTCTTCAAAGTCAACAAAGATGTGGTAGAGGTCTTGTTGGAGGTACATTTCACACAGTATCCTACGGTTGAAGATTTGCTCTGTTGTGCTGTGCCCTGTTCTGAAACCTGCTTGTTCTTCAGCAATGATTTTCTCTGCTCGTGGCTTCAACCTATTCAGTAGTATTTTCAGCATGACCTTGCTTGGGTGATTAATAAGGCTGATGATGCAGTAATTCTGGCACTGTTGTAGGTTGCctttttggggggaggggagTGTGAATTTATCAGGCATTGTGTCCATGGTGTAGGCCACTCTTGTCTGCCGGATCTTGTTGCAGATGGTCAGTAAGGCACTGTTCATTGCTTCTCCTGCCTGGGCTAGCTCTGATGGTATATTGTCCACCCCGCTGATTTGCCCATCTTCAATACTCATTCCATTAATGTAAAATGTCCTGGTCTTCTCACTCTTCTTTCAGGCACTTTCCAGCTTTGTCTTGGATGGTGGTATTCCGTCCTTTGTACTGGTTAGGTCTTTCACCAGTTAGTATGCTTTCTTGTTGTTCTTTAGGTTTGTATTGTTCTTCTATCCAGTTCTTCGCCCCTTTTCATACTTAACTTAACTTTTCCGTTAACAGTGCGGTACGTACTGCTTTGCTCCTTGATCACTTTCTTAATATCTCTCCGTTTGTCGCACAGATCAAGTATGTCAGCTGTAACCCATGGCTTCTTTATTGTGCGATGTTAGCCAAAGATCTCTTTGGTGGTGTCGCTTACTTCTGCTTTGAAGGTGTTAATCAATGAGTCCTTATCTGTGTCATCAGCATCGAGGATGGTCAATGGTGCAAACTTCCATCTGACCATGGCTTGAAAGGTTTCGAGAACCTCTGGGTCCTTCAGTTTCCTGAGGTCAAACTTAAGTCTTGTCTGTCCTAGTTTCCAGGCCTTCTTCAGGTGGAGTTTGAAAGTCATCATTATGAGTTCATGGTCGCTTCCGATGTCTGCTCATGGAAAACTTGGGTTTCTTGTGATGTTCACACGGGACTGGAAGCGTCTCTTCACCATAATGTTGTCTATCTGATTTTGGTGATCTTCATTTGGGCTAGCCAAGGTCCATCTTCTGGGTGGTTTGTGTGGGCCGATAATGTATTTGCCAGCATAAGGTTGTTACAACCGGCAAATTCCAGTAGTCTCGGACCTATCGTTTGTCTCGGTGTTGCAAAACCGCCCACGTATGCCTTTATAGTTCTTGCATGTATCTTGCATCTTCGCATTCCAATCACCCTGCACTACAAGAATGCCTTCCTTGGGGTCTGGTCTACGACTTCTTGCAGCTGTTCGTAGAAGTCTTCTACATCATTGTCATTGTAGCCTGTTGTTGGGGCATATgcctgtaaaaataaaatatttcaaaagtcttaatttaagttatagatgaatgaTCAAttatacgtttcaaaatattgaatctaaGGGCAATAACCccgtttctattgatttctttaaaaagtCTTTTATGCGATGATTtgtgatttcctttattttttagacattttgtatatttttgtgaagatacagtttcatgaaattgtcatgaatgctactatatcgtcataaccagtctgtatggaattttaataacgttgtttaaggaaaattgcaattttctgacggtaaGATATGATTCTGTTTAAGTACGTCTCGCATCTtcaaaagtgtgatgacctatgtattttatttcataatttgttagttttaactctaatgaatggaaataaatacacattttaaacttgtatcagttaaaactgcgagtatgaaGTTACCTTAACGGATAGTAATGAGTCTGCTGTTGACTGGCCGACAGACCATGACGGTGTCCTTGTGAACAAGAAAGCCGACGCCGTTTGTTTGTCCTCTCTCCCACTGGTCACGTGATgaattccgtggggatccgggttagaataggcccccagtaccccttgcttgtcgtagaaggcgcgGTCTAAAttgggcgatccttcggatgagaccgcaaaaaccgaggtcccgttttacagcaggtgtggcacgataaaaaccCCTCCCTGtttaaaggccataagcgccgagcataggtctaaattttgcagcccttcactggcagtggtggcgtctccatatgagtgaaatattctcgagagggatgttaaacaatattcaatcaatcaatctctccCACTGAAATACTCTATATGGCCTTCCATGACTGATGTTTCTTCAATGTTCTTTCATCGTAATTCGCAGACTCCAAAGATGTCCCATTGGTATCTGTTCATTTCGTGAGTAACCTCTTCTAGCTAGCCAGCTGTTCTCACATTCCACGTGCCAATGGTGATGCTATTCCGGGCACGGATTTTGTTCTTTGGGGCATACCAGTATGTAGAAGACCACGCATCATGTTGTTTTCCTTATTacataaatatacatccatTCATTGATACTTAATTTTAGTCTAAGATCATAGTATTCTGGTGAGCTAAATTATTGATGTGcatttattttcatgaaaggtgGCAAAATTGGTCATCGATCAAGTTCAATATTTAACGTGCACACCTCCCCCACCCCCGCACCAATGTTTGCCTTCCAATGTACACAATTAAGTCTCCCAAAACTGTCGGGATGTTGTTCCACTCACACTGTAGAGTTTTGGCCAGTGGTTGCAGAGTTTGAGGTTGCGGTTATcttaatctcagcgagattgaTCGAGGCtagatatttggactgacgactcttcggaagaggcgtcattCCAAATATCTGGACATTCTCGACCAATCTTACTTTCAAGATTACGGTTGTCTTTGACAGATCAAGTCAGTTCTTCGGTATATGTACCGTTGAGCCGTTAAAGTGTGAACTAATGCTGTCCTGCTTGTATAGGATATTGCTGCACATCATAACACTTCCCCTCCGGCCTCCACGCAGGTCAGCCTCTTGGGTGCAATTTTGCGCAGAACATTCATTTTAGCGCCTTTATACACTATGAGTCCTCCATTTGGCCTCTGCACAATAAAAATCGAGATTAAACTATGCCGCGGCCATACTTCGTGAGTCTGAGACCATTGAAGTCGGTTCTGGCTATCTTGCCGACTTAGATCAAGGCCACGAACAGGTCTGGATTTCTCGAAAGCATGATTAAAAGTCGAAAGTTGCAATTAaatctgagattttactcaaatttggACTGCTCAAATAGCAGAAATCtgaaacttaagtttgagattttttgaaaaatccaagcGCTTTAATCCTAGCATTCGGTGATCGATTGCAAAGATGCTGCGAATCCCAGGAAGGAcaggtggctgatttgtgctaCTTCGAAGATTAGTGATTTTTcacctcgaaataacgaaagaCATACAATTCCTGAAATACCCGTGATTTACCGAACACcgaaataccccccccccccctaatacgcgggcactggaagttgatgtaaatatatagtatacatGTGCATCTACCGAAATACCCAATTTGTCTCGCAATGAGCACTGTAAGGAACTAAGGATCGACAACTCTGCATGAGAGCGACATTCCGATGTGTAGGCTGAAGTGAAATGTAAGATTTATCTTTTTATaactttaattttcaacattttatttggTTTAAAGTTGGGGTTTTTGGTCAAAAGTCGGCGGCAGGTATTCCAACATTATCCTGATGGGTTTCACTACGtattccaaaaaaaaacaactgtcttcctgtaaacataatattcgtGAATATtatatgtttacaggaagacaattttttaaaattataaatatttaaaacgtcaagtgcctgtggtattcagattgtaaCTATAAGAACATTATGCACACTTGCaacaatttttttctattcatgaAATATTCTAGGAACAAACTAATTAAATCATTGCACATGCGCTCCTTGCAACTTTCTTTTCATTTCCGGTCAGCCATAGTTGAGGTTGGTGAATTACACGTGCTAAGTAAAATTTTCGAATTGATGGTGTTTACACCATTGAATTACAGTTTTAATAGCATTATTTTCAACGAATTTTTAATAAACTCTAAATCTGAACACATCCTATGGCCATATAATGGTATTTACAAATAAACTCGGGGGAAAAGTATGACATCTTCTGTAACTGAATGTTACGTTACCATAACACGAaagttttaagaaaagaaaaatgaatgATATTCGGTCTTCAGAGAAtgttgatatattgaaaatattttgttatgatCTTCAATAGTGTGTACAAATCATTTACTATTAAGCTGTTGTTGCACAATAGTCGGTGAAATAACTTCAAAAAGCACGAGTTCGCAAACAAAAACATCAAAAGTATATCGACCAAAATACCTCTTACTGAATTGCATCTGACATGAAGTCATTTCAGGTTCAATATAGACAAATAGAAAAATGTCCACAATTTTAAAACCGACCTTAGCAGAAACATTTCAATAATGATTTTGCATCATGTGATTCAACTGTTATATCTTGTCCGAAaatttaaggtagtactctacatcgtcataatggctgacttcctttaaaaacatggttgaaaaaatcgatatcagcaatatttggcttttccttttcaatttaaatacctagccgagtagctcagtaggttagaatagcgactgctgacctgtaggtcGGAGGTTCAAgtacagcaggggttttaatattttttcagattaccttccactaaaactgtattttttgacaaaataaagtaaatttgaaaattttcaacttcaaaatattattgtacatatcctccacttgtcatctacgtcaaatttctctggtgtagcacacctccttaatCATCAATTTAGAATTCGCTTTGTGAGAAAAAGTTGGAATTGAGCAGTTAGCTACAGATTTACCCATCCCTTAACTTTATGAAAcctattttgattttgttttaaaataagaGAAAGGCCGTGATTTGTACCCAGGCCCCCTGCATCTCATTAGGTGCTTTCCACTGGAGCTACTTGGCCACTGGTGATTAGACCTCAAGTTAATGTTATTTATCTAACCCCATTCAAACTGAAAATTCACAGACTCTTTAATTTGCTTGCTATGTTAACAgtgtttgaaattcaaaattatttccaTTGCGACCAAAGGACCCACAGCAAAAGGGTCTACACGAGTCCTTCCAAGGCAATGTAGGCCCAAAATTAAAAactagcattaaaaaaaatgctacATTGTTTTCCCTACCAGATTGGGTAAAATAAGTTTATTTCACAAAGGGTATCTGTCACAACTCGCAAGCATTTACGGTATGAAACAGTCTAACATTATAAGTGACATAACAGAGTTTTACATGGTCATGAATAGTTTAAAAGTTAATtagattttaatttaaaataccGATTAGATAGGTATGAAAAGTATGATTGGTTCTATCATGATACAATTAACTAGTTTTACCAACCTCATAcgtaatttcttttataaatgcTTATTGGTTCATTTATTTCAACATATCCAATCAAAATGCGGGATAGATATAAACTAGGTAATCTAAATGCATAAACCAATGCACATTGTAAAGTTTTATTTCTGGCAACTGCATCGGCCCAAAATAATCAGAAGGACCCATTTAGTCGTACCATTCGCGAGTCCTTCGATGTGTACGTCGGTGCAGTGCCGACgctaatttcgaacactgtatGTTAAGCTTGGTTACCAATAAATATGCCAATTTCTAATTATATAGACATTTGATTTGATGAactgagataaaaaaaaaattaagctttcaatatttaatgcaaAGACAAAGATCAGATTTCCACTCCAGGGCTTGTAAGACTAGTGAGGGCATAATGTTTCATAAGAAAACATTTTGGCAGTAATGTAGCCCTTCCAAATTTTTTATCAATCAGACATTTCTGGAGGAGGGCTACAATTAAATATTCTTAGAAGTTCTTGTCTTTGCATCATGGTTTCTTggctaaaatgaaatttaaaaaaatgtttttcttaaaaagtgaaataaaataagataaaaataaaatatgaaaataaagacaaGGAAATACATCTAGATACAACAGAAGAAATGTGTCGCCCCAGAGCCTCTAGCTGACTTCTTGACCATGACATAAAGATAGAAAGTTTGAACATGTGTAAGATTAGGGATAATTTTGTTGTGTTTAATGATAGGCACAATGACGAACACAAAGGGATACAGGCGTGGAACACGTTACATGTTCAGCAGGCCATTCAAGAAGCATGGAGTCATCCCCCTGTCTACTTATATGGTCAACTACAAAAGAGGAGATATCGTAGATGTCAAGGTAaaacactatatatttcatgccaagtaaatatttatcattggagGCATAAGGGATATTTTAATAAACACAGATAGTATATTTTTGCCATTTCTACATCAGTCAACTCTTGTGTGGCAAGTCTGCTTGATATGCACATGGTTGACTTGCTATGCATTTGGTCATGGTTAGAGTTTCATAGACGAATCGattgtaattattttaaaaagatggataatttctataaattttgTCTTATTTCGAATCCTGATATATAATTCTCTAAagcaatttttcaaaaaacttgGAAATCAGCTAAGTTTTCTCCTATTTGGCTGATGGTTTTATTACAAAGGCTTTAAATTGATTTGGTAATATTTACTGATAGAATTGAAAGTTTATCTGTGAATGAACAAAGAATGCTAATGAGAAACCATACATTTAAAGGGTCATGGAGCTGTACAAAAGGGTATGCCTCACAAGTTTTACCATGGCAAGACTGGaagaattttcaatgttacaaaGCATGCTGTTGGAGTTGTAATCAACAAGAGAGTAAGGTGAggtttttgaattgaaatttactGACTTTATTTACAGGAAGATGGAAGAAAGCTAATTATTTTTACTTATCTAGCTGTACTATATAACTTGATTTTGGACAGTTTACAATTATGAACTTGTCTTTAAAAATGCAAACTGTTCCAAACGAACCtttatcatatgaattttaaagaatttttggAATAGGTCTTGAAGATTTCATTATAAATTcttttcataaaattaaaataattttcatcaaCATAGGAAAGGGAAGCAACATCGTTTATAGAGTATCACAAAATAAACTGTCATATGGCATGGCTGAAAAAGGAACTAATtttttacaatacaaattatgcaatttgATGAATATCAATGAACTAATCCAGTTGTtacaaattaaatcaaattatgATTAAAGAAACCCACTGCAATGTTTTCTTGACAGTTCAGTGAACTTTATGATAAGAATTATTCTTGACAAGGATTTGACTTGAGTTTCAACTTACAGGGAACGAATAATCCCCAAGAGAATCAATGTAAGAATTGAGCATGTGAAACACTCCAACTGCCGTCTGGAGTTTTTGAAAAGAGTTGCTTTCAATGAGCAGATGAAGAAGGATGCCAAGGAAGGAGGAGAGAGGAAAAACCTTAAAAGATTCGTGAGttatttcccccccccccccccccccccccccattacaCTGGTGTATACTTGTTATGCTGACATGTAACATGTAGTTGTCAGATGTATATTTCTGTCACAATTAATATTGAGAATGTTGAGCTTTAAAGAAAAGGTCAAGTAGACATGATGACTACAGATAGAATGGCAAGGAATGCCTGGgtaattataaataaaattgtgTACTGTTGAATGAATGCAGTGAAGATCAAGCTTTAGTGCAAGTTGATAAAAAATCTGCTGTAAATTTTGTGTGATAGAACATGCACGTGCACAGACACATACCCACACATCGTTTTGTGTGATCGATTTCACTGTAtagataaaaatgtaaaattagcATGTTAGACTGCATAAAAGTAATTCTTTGGATTTTGAgccaattttctcaaaaacagaTGAGGGAGGGAGGCAGGCATTTTTTAAATCTCAAACTTGAAGAGTACCAGATGTAATGGCCAAATATACAGGGATTGTTACTGTAACTTTATTATTGATTATCAATGAGTTGctatcaat is part of the Ostrea edulis chromosome 2, xbOstEdul1.1, whole genome shotgun sequence genome and harbors:
- the LOC125678246 gene encoding 60S ribosomal protein L21-like yields the protein MTNTKGYRRGTRYMFSRPFKKHGVIPLSTYMVNYKRGDIVDVKGHGAVQKGMPHKFYHGKTGRIFNVTKHAVGVVINKRVRERIIPKRINVRIEHVKHSNCRLEFLKRVAFNEQMKKDAKEGGERKNLKRFPELPRKKHFVSTKFNKPQVLEPIPYEFIA